Proteins from one Planctomyces sp. SH-PL62 genomic window:
- a CDS encoding ABC transporter ATP-binding protein: MIEVVNFTKRYGEFTAVDDLSFSIGEGETFGFIGPNGAGKSTTIRFLATLLRPTSGEGRIAGHSVTEDPMAVRRVIGFMPDDFGVYDGMKVWEFLDFFAVAYEIPKSLRRRIIGEVLELLDLTHKRDDYVNGLSKGMKQRLCLAKTLVHDPPVLILDEPASGLDPRARLEMKALLNELRRMGKTILVSSHILSELADFCTSIGVIERGRLLAAGSLREIQRQIRAHRVLKVELTGGETDGAVAILRDDPSIRSVEAFGRSVTAEFHGDDEDMGRLLGRLMAAGVPVQSFAEEPLSLEEVFMMITKGIVN; this comes from the coding sequence ATGATCGAGGTGGTCAACTTCACCAAGCGGTACGGCGAGTTCACGGCGGTCGACGACCTGAGCTTCTCCATCGGCGAGGGCGAGACGTTCGGCTTCATCGGCCCCAACGGGGCGGGCAAGAGCACCACCATCCGGTTCCTGGCCACCCTGCTCCGGCCGACCTCCGGCGAGGGCCGGATCGCCGGCCACTCCGTCACCGAGGACCCGATGGCCGTCCGCCGCGTCATCGGCTTCATGCCCGACGACTTCGGCGTGTACGACGGCATGAAGGTCTGGGAATTCCTGGATTTCTTCGCCGTCGCGTACGAGATCCCCAAGAGCCTGCGGCGGCGGATCATCGGCGAGGTCCTCGAACTCCTCGACCTGACCCACAAGCGCGACGACTACGTCAACGGGCTCTCCAAGGGGATGAAGCAGCGCCTCTGCCTGGCGAAGACCCTGGTGCACGACCCGCCGGTCCTGATCCTCGACGAGCCCGCCTCGGGCCTCGACCCCCGCGCCCGGCTGGAGATGAAGGCGCTCCTCAACGAGCTTCGGCGGATGGGCAAGACGATCCTGGTGTCGAGCCACATCCTCTCGGAGCTGGCCGATTTCTGCACGTCGATCGGCGTCATCGAGCGGGGCCGGCTCCTGGCGGCCGGGAGCCTCCGCGAGATCCAGCGGCAGATCCGCGCCCATCGCGTCCTGAAGGTCGAGCTGACCGGCGGCGAGACCGACGGCGCCGTCGCCATCCTGCGGGACGACCCGTCGATCCGGTCGGTCGAGGCCTTCGGCCGCTCCGTGACCGCCGAATTCCACGGCGACGACGAGGACATGGGCCGGCTCCTCGGCCGCCTGATGGCCGCCGGGGTCCCCGTCCAGTCGTTCGCCGAGGAGCCTCTGAGCCTGGAAGAGGTGTTCATGATGATCACCAAGGGAATCGTGAACTAA
- the uvrA gene encoding excinuclease ABC subunit UvrA, with protein MASGTQDAAREPEPKPGSGSGPTAAIAVRGARTHNLKGVDVDVPRDALVVLTGVSGSGKSSLAFDTIFAEGRRRYVECLSSYARQFLDQIERPDVDQIDGLPPTVAIDQHAGRPSPRSTVGTLTEINDSLRVLFSRLGAPHCPKCGLPIRSQTPEQMAATVLAYPTGRRIMVLAPLVRGRKGAHAEVFQTIRRAGLIRARVDGEVVEVEEPPKLARTKKHTIEAVVDRLVIREGVGPRLAESLNLALKLSEGVVAVTAEVDGAWQDRPMSVHHACPDCGVSLPALEPREFSFNSPQGACPRCDGLGAVSVFQADLVIPDRAKSLDQGAVEPWTKLGVRLREAHSNDPALGAFLDRHKLRRNVPLAKWPEAAFEAFLHGEAGGFPGVLAGLAERDRTTDRAAVKATLAAYREEVPCPDCRGARLRPEALAARIGGKSIAQASDLTIEEARAFFDGLRFDEEGEAVAAPLLREIRGRLRFLADVGLEYLTLGRGARTLSGGELQRVRLATQLGSDLIGVCYVLDEPTAGLHARDTDRLLDGLRKLKDLGNSVLVVEHDEAVIRAADWIIDVGPGAGPDGGSIVAEGPPARIAEAPASLTGRRLRGEDRHAPTRSDRLARSPGWITIRGSTVHNLREIDVRIPLGALTCVTGVSGSGKSTLVFDVLARAFRRRDRASLREAPELGRISGWDSLTAMVEVDQSPIGRTPRSTPATFAGVFDEIRRVFAKAREARTRGYGPARFSFNARGGRCETCQGLGRRRVPMQFLPDLYVVCEDCRGKRFNRQTLEILFKDHSIGDVLDLRVDEALSFFEAQPRVLPGLRALHDVGVGYLTLGQSGATLSGGEAQRVKLAAHLARPVGGDRLYILDEPTTGLHFADVDRLLGVLERLADQGNTLVVIEHDLDVVAAADWVVDLGPEAGARGGRVVAMGTPAEVAEVPESLTGAYLKAALADRGGT; from the coding sequence ATGGCGAGCGGGACGCAGGACGCGGCGCGAGAGCCGGAGCCGAAGCCGGGATCGGGATCGGGGCCGACGGCGGCGATCGCGGTCCGGGGGGCGCGGACGCACAACTTGAAGGGCGTGGACGTGGACGTCCCGCGCGACGCGTTGGTCGTCCTGACCGGGGTCAGCGGCTCGGGCAAGAGTTCGTTGGCGTTCGACACGATCTTCGCCGAAGGGCGTCGGCGGTACGTCGAGTGCCTCTCCAGCTACGCCCGCCAGTTCCTCGACCAGATCGAGCGCCCGGACGTCGACCAGATCGACGGCCTGCCGCCGACGGTGGCGATCGACCAGCACGCCGGGCGGCCCAGTCCGCGAAGCACCGTCGGCACGCTGACCGAGATCAACGACTCCCTGCGCGTCCTCTTCTCTCGCCTGGGCGCCCCCCACTGCCCGAAGTGCGGACTGCCGATCCGCAGCCAGACCCCCGAGCAGATGGCCGCGACCGTCCTGGCCTATCCGACCGGCCGGCGGATCATGGTCCTCGCCCCGCTTGTCCGGGGCCGCAAGGGGGCGCACGCCGAGGTCTTCCAGACGATCCGCCGCGCGGGCCTGATCCGGGCTCGGGTCGACGGCGAGGTCGTCGAGGTGGAGGAGCCGCCCAAGCTCGCCAGAACGAAGAAGCACACGATCGAGGCCGTGGTCGACCGCCTGGTGATCCGCGAGGGGGTCGGCCCCCGGCTCGCCGAGAGCCTCAACCTGGCGCTGAAGCTGTCCGAAGGGGTCGTCGCCGTCACCGCCGAGGTCGACGGCGCGTGGCAGGACCGGCCGATGAGCGTCCACCACGCCTGCCCGGACTGCGGCGTCAGCCTGCCGGCCCTGGAGCCTCGCGAGTTCAGCTTCAACAGCCCGCAGGGGGCCTGCCCGCGCTGCGACGGCCTAGGCGCCGTCTCCGTGTTCCAGGCCGACCTCGTGATCCCCGACCGGGCGAAGTCGCTGGACCAGGGCGCGGTCGAGCCCTGGACGAAGCTGGGCGTCCGGCTCCGCGAGGCCCATTCCAACGACCCGGCTCTCGGCGCGTTCCTCGACCGCCACAAGCTCCGTCGAAACGTCCCGCTCGCGAAATGGCCCGAGGCGGCCTTCGAGGCCTTCCTGCACGGCGAGGCGGGGGGCTTCCCCGGCGTGCTGGCGGGGCTGGCGGAGCGCGACCGGACGACCGATCGCGCCGCGGTGAAGGCGACGCTCGCCGCGTACCGGGAGGAGGTCCCCTGCCCCGACTGCCGGGGCGCGCGGCTCCGCCCCGAGGCCCTCGCGGCGCGGATCGGCGGGAAATCCATCGCCCAGGCCTCCGACCTGACCATCGAGGAGGCGCGGGCGTTCTTCGACGGGCTCCGGTTCGACGAGGAGGGGGAAGCCGTCGCCGCCCCCCTGCTCCGCGAGATCCGGGGGCGGCTGCGATTCCTGGCGGACGTCGGCCTGGAGTACCTGACCCTCGGTCGAGGCGCGCGGACGCTCTCGGGCGGGGAGCTTCAGCGCGTCCGGCTGGCGACCCAGCTCGGCTCGGATCTCATCGGCGTCTGCTACGTCCTCGACGAGCCCACCGCCGGGCTCCACGCCCGCGACACCGACCGGCTCCTGGACGGCCTCCGCAAGCTGAAGGACCTGGGGAACAGCGTGCTCGTCGTCGAGCACGACGAGGCCGTGATCCGCGCGGCCGACTGGATCATCGACGTCGGTCCCGGCGCCGGGCCGGACGGCGGCTCGATCGTCGCCGAGGGCCCGCCGGCGCGGATCGCGGAGGCCCCCGCCTCGCTCACCGGCCGTCGCCTCCGGGGCGAGGATCGCCACGCGCCCACGCGCTCGGACCGGCTGGCGAGATCGCCGGGATGGATCACGATCCGGGGCTCGACCGTCCACAACCTTCGGGAGATCGACGTCCGCATCCCGCTCGGCGCGTTGACGTGCGTGACGGGCGTCAGCGGCTCGGGCAAGAGCACGCTGGTCTTCGACGTTTTGGCGCGGGCCTTCCGCCGCCGCGACCGGGCTTCGCTCCGCGAGGCCCCCGAGCTGGGCCGGATCAGCGGCTGGGATTCGCTGACGGCGATGGTCGAGGTCGACCAGTCCCCCATCGGCCGCACGCCCCGATCGACCCCCGCGACGTTCGCCGGCGTCTTCGACGAGATCCGCCGCGTCTTCGCCAAGGCTCGCGAGGCCCGCACCCGGGGCTACGGCCCCGCGCGGTTCAGCTTCAACGCCAGGGGGGGGCGGTGCGAGACCTGCCAGGGCCTGGGGCGGCGCCGCGTGCCGATGCAGTTCCTCCCCGACCTGTACGTCGTCTGCGAGGACTGCCGGGGCAAGCGATTCAACCGACAGACGCTCGAGATCCTGTTCAAGGACCATTCGATCGGTGACGTGCTCGACCTGCGGGTCGACGAGGCCCTCTCCTTCTTCGAAGCCCAGCCCCGCGTCCTGCCCGGCCTCCGGGCGCTGCACGACGTCGGCGTGGGCTACCTGACGCTCGGCCAGTCCGGCGCGACCCTCTCCGGCGGCGAGGCCCAGCGCGTGAAGCTGGCGGCCCACCTGGCCCGGCCGGTCGGCGGCGATCGGCTCTACATCCTGGACGAGCCGACGACCGGCCTGCACTTCGCCGACGTGGACCGCCTGCTCGGCGTGCTGGAACGCCTGGCCGACCAGGGGAACACCCTCGTCGTCATCGAACACGACCTCGACGTGGTCGCCGCCGCCGACTGGGTCGTGGACCTCGGCCCCGAGGCCGGCGCCCGTGGCGGTCGCGTCGTCGCGATGGGGACGCCCGCCGAGGTGGCCGAGGTGCCGGAGAGCCTGACTGGGGCGTATCTGAAGGCCGCGCTCGCGGACCGAGGAGGAACGTGA
- a CDS encoding endonuclease/exonuclease/phosphatase family protein yields the protein MSRRLRFLISSLAAVLAIAPARGDEAPKVVRVLTWNIWRGGDRAMDEQAPEAKLAKQRRVAEVIRASRADVVAMVETYGSGEAIARELGFHFHPRGTNVSILSRWPIRRDLSVYKPFHCVGALIEPPGGPPIAVYSVWVHYVDDVWTDPRSRDGRSAEKLVADDGPSRVEEVRAILDGAAAETAGTPGLPVIVAGDFNSNSHLDYTELARDQYGLVVPWPVTRAVAEAGYRDAYRVCNPVVDRGKDRTWSPRFPEQIQDRIDFVFWKGDAIFPLSATRIDEAPGVWPSDHAAVLVEFEAR from the coding sequence ATGTCGCGACGACTCCGATTCCTGATCTCGAGCCTGGCGGCCGTGCTGGCGATCGCCCCGGCGCGGGGCGACGAGGCCCCGAAGGTGGTCCGCGTCCTGACCTGGAACATCTGGCGGGGCGGGGACCGGGCGATGGACGAGCAGGCGCCCGAGGCGAAGCTCGCCAAGCAGAGGCGGGTGGCCGAGGTCATCCGGGCCAGCCGGGCCGACGTCGTGGCGATGGTCGAAACCTACGGCAGCGGCGAGGCGATCGCCCGCGAGTTGGGGTTCCACTTCCACCCCCGAGGGACGAACGTCTCGATCCTCAGCCGCTGGCCGATCCGCCGCGACCTCTCGGTCTACAAGCCGTTCCACTGCGTCGGCGCCCTGATCGAGCCCCCCGGCGGCCCGCCGATCGCCGTCTATTCGGTCTGGGTCCACTACGTCGACGACGTCTGGACCGACCCCCGCTCGCGCGACGGCCGATCGGCCGAGAAGCTCGTCGCCGACGACGGCCCGAGCCGCGTGGAGGAAGTCCGCGCGATCCTCGACGGCGCCGCCGCGGAGACGGCCGGGACGCCGGGCCTCCCCGTGATCGTCGCCGGGGATTTCAACAGCAACTCACACCTGGATTACACCGAACTCGCCCGCGATCAGTACGGGCTGGTCGTCCCCTGGCCCGTGACGAGGGCCGTCGCCGAGGCGGGATACCGCGACGCCTACCGGGTGTGCAACCCGGTCGTCGACCGCGGGAAGGACCGGACGTGGTCGCCCCGGTTCCCCGAGCAGATCCAGGACCGGATCGACTTCGTGTTCTGGAAGGGGGACGCGATCTTCCCGCTGTCGGCGACGAGGATCGACGAGGCTCCCGGCGTCTGGCCCTCGGACCATGCGGCCGTCCTGGTCGAGTTCGAGGCCCGCTGA
- a CDS encoding ABC transporter permease: protein MWIRENPVLNRELMTTLRAPQAFVLQFAYVAALGALVYFYWPAGDDGSRMVGPGVARRLYDIFFLGQFCLVALLAPTFAAGSITGEKERKTYEMLLVSPLRPHTILIGKLFSSLGYLVILILSSLPLMILCYLLGGLLLSEIARSYLVLVLAAGTFGLLSIACSSGFARTSSALVVSYLVVLPLAALCVALTRADDPATRDFASVAILPPICLMIWTVVGIVVNNRLLRPLDVGGQGGGVVDEEEEMKYAIGVVIDRDAFPDRLFAPAKRNDLMPDGTNPVLDKELRSEIFSQGTLMLRVVIQLSMLLSIPLMAALLFLRSDLAAYYVAYVLTFNLLVGPVFSAGSITQERERQTLALLLTTLLTPSRIVIAKLTAAMRVSTVLTFLLTEQILLAYLMLPELRGRPWTLAVFLLIIAATCLTTSSVGLMCSALSRRTSTAMVLSYMTLLILFVLPLGVRWYLQGVSGEAALSPGRLAAITVTSPYAAAVSVPMHLYRAGDSWGSDRPDVAASPLVQFPGGWDAPVWMVFLVACPILAVVFSGVAWLAFLWRWWRAGDGA from the coding sequence ATGTGGATACGCGAGAATCCGGTCCTGAATCGCGAGCTGATGACGACGCTGCGGGCCCCGCAGGCGTTCGTGCTCCAGTTCGCCTACGTCGCGGCGCTGGGGGCCCTGGTCTACTTCTACTGGCCGGCGGGCGACGACGGCTCGCGGATGGTCGGGCCCGGTGTGGCGAGGCGGCTCTACGACATCTTCTTCCTGGGGCAGTTCTGCCTGGTGGCCCTGCTCGCGCCCACGTTCGCGGCCGGGAGCATCACCGGGGAGAAGGAGCGCAAGACGTATGAGATGCTCCTGGTCAGCCCGCTCAGGCCGCACACGATCCTGATCGGCAAGCTGTTCAGCTCGCTCGGCTACCTGGTGATCCTGATCCTCTCCAGCCTTCCGCTGATGATCCTCTGCTACCTCCTGGGGGGGCTCCTGCTCTCGGAGATCGCCAGGAGCTACCTCGTCCTGGTGCTGGCGGCGGGGACGTTCGGGCTCTTGAGCATCGCGTGCTCGAGCGGATTCGCGCGGACCAGCTCGGCGCTGGTGGTGAGCTACCTCGTGGTGCTCCCGCTGGCGGCGCTCTGCGTGGCCCTGACGCGGGCCGACGACCCCGCGACGCGCGACTTCGCGTCGGTGGCGATCCTGCCGCCGATCTGCCTGATGATCTGGACGGTGGTGGGGATCGTCGTCAACAACCGCCTGCTGCGGCCCCTGGACGTCGGCGGCCAGGGGGGGGGCGTGGTCGACGAGGAAGAGGAGATGAAGTACGCCATCGGCGTGGTCATCGACCGCGACGCCTTCCCCGACCGGCTGTTCGCGCCCGCGAAGCGGAACGACCTGATGCCCGACGGAACCAACCCGGTCCTCGACAAGGAGCTTCGCAGCGAGATCTTCAGCCAGGGGACGCTGATGCTCCGGGTGGTGATCCAGTTGAGCATGCTGCTCTCGATCCCCCTGATGGCCGCGCTGCTGTTCCTGCGGTCGGACCTGGCGGCGTACTACGTGGCCTACGTGCTGACGTTCAACCTGCTGGTCGGGCCGGTCTTCTCGGCGGGGAGCATCACCCAGGAGCGCGAGCGGCAGACGCTGGCGCTCCTGCTGACGACGCTCCTGACCCCGAGCCGGATCGTGATCGCCAAGCTGACGGCGGCGATGCGGGTCTCGACCGTGCTGACGTTCCTGCTGACCGAGCAGATCCTCCTGGCGTATCTCATGCTGCCGGAGCTGCGGGGGAGGCCCTGGACCCTGGCGGTCTTCCTCCTGATCATCGCGGCGACGTGCCTGACGACCTCGTCGGTCGGCCTGATGTGCTCGGCCCTGTCGCGGCGGACGTCGACGGCGATGGTGCTCTCTTACATGACGCTCCTGATCCTCTTCGTGCTCCCCCTGGGCGTGCGCTGGTACTTGCAGGGGGTGTCCGGCGAGGCCGCCCTCTCTCCCGGCCGCCTGGCGGCGATCACCGTCACCAGCCCGTACGCCGCCGCCGTGAGCGTGCCGATGCACCTCTACCGCGCCGGCGACTCCTGGGGGAGCGATCGTCCCGATGTCGCGGCCTCGCCGCTGGTCCAGTTCCCCGGCGGCTGGGACGCCCCCGTCTGGATGGTGTTCCTGGTCGCCTGCCCGATCCTCGCGGTCGTCTTTTCCGGGGTCGCCTGGCTCGCCTTCCTCTGGCGGTGGTGGCGGGCGGGCGACGGCGCGTGA
- a CDS encoding phage holin family protein, with protein sequence MAASPTGPDPEKDADHAAAEWLFQDEPGPGSPPRQPIVAPGGESFDLADAPDVAPRRPPAPPADSEWKPAAESAHAAKAVERAKAKEEPGPSPRERPAARRLEGASAVDQVWSRGSEWGPTLAALGLWTALVLVVLWICLATELYAAALVVFAVGGAVGLAFLYPILITLERPVRMTPEQALRDYYNALSHHFPHYKRMWLLLDNAGRTSSKFASFEGFKRYWKERLKQLREGRAKGSAPLVFVISGFKSEKSGGKTAIDATWTAQVFVRGRREQGPIWSLPTGGSFVKGPDGMWYLDDGTLAERAPRKAADDAG encoded by the coding sequence ATGGCCGCCTCTCCGACCGGTCCCGACCCCGAGAAGGACGCCGACCACGCGGCGGCCGAATGGCTCTTCCAGGACGAGCCGGGGCCGGGGAGCCCTCCCCGACAGCCGATCGTCGCGCCCGGCGGCGAGAGTTTCGACCTGGCCGACGCTCCCGACGTCGCCCCCCGACGCCCCCCCGCGCCGCCTGCCGACTCGGAGTGGAAGCCCGCCGCCGAGTCCGCCCACGCGGCGAAGGCCGTCGAGCGCGCGAAGGCGAAGGAGGAGCCTGGGCCGTCGCCTCGCGAGCGGCCCGCGGCGCGTCGGCTCGAAGGGGCGTCGGCCGTCGATCAGGTCTGGTCGCGCGGCTCGGAGTGGGGGCCGACCCTCGCCGCCTTGGGCCTCTGGACGGCGCTCGTCCTGGTCGTCCTCTGGATCTGCCTGGCCACGGAGCTGTACGCGGCGGCGCTCGTCGTCTTCGCGGTCGGCGGGGCCGTCGGCCTGGCTTTCCTCTACCCGATCCTCATCACCCTGGAACGCCCGGTCCGGATGACCCCCGAGCAGGCGCTCCGGGACTACTACAACGCCCTCTCGCACCACTTCCCGCACTACAAGCGCATGTGGCTGCTCCTCGACAACGCCGGCCGGACCTCGTCGAAGTTCGCGTCCTTCGAGGGCTTCAAGCGGTACTGGAAGGAACGGCTCAAGCAGCTCCGCGAGGGCCGCGCGAAGGGCTCGGCGCCGCTGGTGTTCGTCATCTCCGGGTTCAAGTCGGAGAAGAGCGGCGGCAAGACGGCGATCGACGCGACCTGGACGGCGCAGGTCTTCGTCAGAGGCCGGCGCGAGCAGGGGCCCATCTGGTCGCTGCCGACGGGGGGAAGCTTCGTGAAGGGCCCCGACGGAATGTGGTATCTCGACGACGGCACGCTGGCCGAACGCGCCCCGAGGAAGGCCGCCGACGACGCGGGATGA
- a CDS encoding sensor histidine kinase translates to MERSHLSRPIFRRPTQACGASVAVVGLLALAGWATGNPVLLGLRASYIPMAPNTALAFLVLGPGLPAIAAGGARARRFAAAGGLLVALIAMLRVGEFALGDGLEVDAWFLRIPGGRFGLAPIGKMALTTASAFVVSGASLVMLSLANRRAWMDHAAGVGGVAAAMTGLVFALGYLFSPNAPLLYGTESIPMALNTALCFIALGAGIATAAGPRAFPLLRLSGPSVRARLLRTFLPLVMGTVGVVAWLTHLITTTSGASSAAVSSAALAASSILLCGIICERIAGRVGGQIERVERKLREARDLLEVKVEERTRDLSRANDELALALRDTRRAHDSLQKAHQELKQAQSRMLQQARMASLGQTAAGVAHEINNPLAFVTNNLVVLRREVAGLHDILRLYQQAAQTLEEYQQDLYARICDLEEEVDLPFVLENLDSLLDRSRVGLMRIQKIVADLRDFAHLEEAEFKEADLNAGIATTVRLMRTVAEERRVALETDLAPLPLLTCFPAKINLVVQSLISNAIDACRPGGKVLVQTRAVGEGLEIRVSDDGRGIAPEDRDRIFDPFFTTKPVGQGTGLSLSISYGIVKDHGGAIDLESAPGRGSTFTVRLPVAAYVPATAPGEAREPSAPA, encoded by the coding sequence GTGGAACGATCCCACCTCTCGCGTCCCATCTTCCGGAGGCCGACGCAGGCGTGCGGGGCGTCGGTCGCCGTGGTCGGCCTGCTGGCGCTCGCGGGATGGGCCACGGGGAATCCGGTGCTCCTCGGCCTGCGCGCCAGCTACATCCCGATGGCGCCGAACACCGCCCTGGCGTTCCTGGTCCTGGGTCCGGGGCTGCCCGCGATCGCCGCCGGGGGGGCGCGAGCCCGCCGGTTCGCCGCGGCGGGCGGCCTCCTGGTCGCCCTGATCGCGATGCTGCGGGTCGGGGAGTTCGCCCTGGGCGACGGCCTCGAGGTCGACGCCTGGTTCCTCCGGATCCCGGGGGGGCGGTTCGGCCTGGCGCCGATCGGCAAGATGGCGCTGACGACCGCGTCGGCGTTCGTGGTCTCCGGCGCGTCCCTCGTGATGCTGAGCCTGGCGAACCGCCGGGCCTGGATGGACCACGCGGCCGGGGTCGGCGGCGTCGCGGCGGCGATGACCGGCCTGGTGTTCGCCCTGGGCTACCTGTTCAGCCCGAACGCCCCCCTGCTCTACGGCACCGAGTCGATCCCGATGGCCCTGAACACGGCCCTCTGCTTCATCGCCCTGGGCGCGGGGATCGCGACGGCAGCCGGGCCGCGGGCGTTCCCGCTGCTGAGGCTCTCCGGGCCGTCGGTGCGAGCCCGCCTGCTGCGGACCTTCCTCCCCCTGGTGATGGGGACCGTCGGGGTCGTCGCCTGGCTGACCCACCTGATCACCACGACCTCGGGCGCCTCCTCCGCCGCGGTCTCCTCGGCCGCGCTGGCCGCCTCCTCGATCCTCCTGTGCGGGATCATCTGCGAGCGGATCGCCGGCCGCGTCGGCGGCCAAATCGAGCGGGTCGAGAGGAAGCTCCGAGAGGCCCGCGACCTGCTCGAAGTCAAGGTCGAGGAACGGACCCGCGACCTGAGCCGCGCGAACGACGAACTCGCCCTGGCGCTTCGCGACACCCGCCGCGCCCACGACTCGCTCCAGAAGGCCCACCAGGAACTCAAGCAGGCGCAGTCCCGGATGCTCCAGCAGGCGAGGATGGCCAGCCTGGGCCAGACCGCCGCCGGGGTGGCGCATGAGATCAACAACCCGCTGGCCTTCGTCACCAACAACCTCGTCGTCCTCAGGCGCGAGGTCGCCGGGCTGCACGACATCCTCCGGCTCTACCAGCAGGCCGCGCAGACCCTGGAGGAATACCAGCAAGACCTCTACGCGCGGATCTGCGACCTGGAGGAGGAGGTCGACCTCCCCTTCGTGCTCGAGAACCTAGACAGCCTCCTGGATCGGTCGCGGGTCGGCCTGATGCGGATCCAGAAGATCGTCGCGGACCTCCGGGACTTCGCGCATCTGGAGGAGGCCGAGTTCAAGGAGGCCGACCTGAACGCCGGGATCGCCACGACGGTCCGCCTGATGCGCACCGTCGCCGAGGAACGGCGAGTCGCGCTGGAGACCGACCTCGCGCCCCTCCCGCTCCTGACCTGCTTCCCGGCGAAGATCAACCTGGTGGTCCAGAGCCTGATCTCCAACGCGATCGACGCCTGCCGGCCGGGCGGGAAGGTCCTCGTCCAGACCCGTGCGGTCGGCGAGGGCCTGGAGATCCGGGTCTCGGACGACGGCCGGGGGATCGCCCCGGAAGACCGCGACAGGATCTTCGACCCCTTCTTCACCACCAAGCCCGTCGGCCAGGGGACCGGGCTCAGCCTGTCGATCAGCTACGGGATCGTCAAGGACCACGGCGGGGCGATCGACCTCGAGTCGGCCCCCGGCCGAGGGTCGACCTTCACCGTCCGCCTCCCCGTCGCGGCGTACGTCCCGGCGACGGCGCCCGGCGAGGCCCGCGAGCCCTCGGCCCCGGCCTGA
- a CDS encoding TIM barrel protein — protein sequence MSTPTKYRFTFGPWNISTGADPFGPPARKEMEYARKLKTYKELGFDGVQFHDDDIVPADLDWQATLKGTAEVKKILDGEGLFVEIIAPRLWEDPRTLDGGFTSNDPKERQYAIDRAKRCADLANEVGCKNYVLWLAREGTYIREAKCAKTAVARIVDAWSAILEHNKDIRILGEAKPNEPTDSAYIPTVGHMMAIGYKTVDPARSGVLIESAHSLLAGLDPSDDMAFALYHGKLWSVHLNDQNGLKYDQDKTFGSVNLRQAFNQVWVLDKNGFGQNGECVGLDVKAMRTTTFEDSLQHLSNSKTMFLRLLDVVRAADEKKIEELRAAKKYEQLDLLIMNMLMGKAG from the coding sequence ATGAGCACCCCGACCAAGTATCGTTTCACCTTCGGCCCCTGGAACATCAGCACCGGCGCCGACCCCTTCGGCCCTCCCGCCCGCAAGGAGATGGAATACGCCCGCAAGCTGAAGACCTATAAAGAGCTCGGGTTCGACGGCGTCCAGTTCCACGACGACGACATCGTGCCGGCCGACCTCGACTGGCAGGCGACCCTGAAGGGGACCGCCGAGGTCAAGAAGATCCTCGACGGCGAGGGCCTGTTCGTCGAGATCATCGCCCCCCGGCTCTGGGAAGATCCCCGCACCCTCGACGGCGGGTTCACCTCGAACGACCCCAAGGAACGGCAGTACGCCATCGACCGCGCCAAGCGGTGCGCCGACCTGGCGAACGAGGTAGGCTGCAAGAACTACGTCCTCTGGCTGGCCCGCGAAGGGACCTATATCCGCGAGGCCAAGTGCGCCAAGACGGCCGTCGCCCGGATCGTCGACGCCTGGAGCGCGATCCTCGAGCACAACAAGGACATCCGGATCCTCGGCGAGGCCAAGCCCAACGAGCCGACCGACTCCGCCTACATCCCGACCGTCGGCCACATGATGGCGATCGGCTACAAGACCGTCGACCCGGCCCGCTCGGGCGTCCTGATCGAGAGCGCCCACTCGCTGCTCGCCGGCCTCGACCCCTCCGACGACATGGCCTTCGCCCTCTACCACGGCAAGCTCTGGAGCGTCCACCTGAACGACCAGAACGGCCTGAAGTACGACCAGGACAAGACCTTCGGGTCGGTCAACCTGCGCCAGGCGTTCAACCAGGTCTGGGTGCTCGACAAGAACGGCTTCGGCCAGAACGGCGAGTGCGTCGGCCTGGACGTCAAGGCCATGCGCACCACCACCTTCGAGGACTCGCTCCAGCACCTGTCCAACTCGAAGACCATGTTCCTCCGCCTCCTCGACGTCGTCCGCGCCGCCGACGAGAAGAAGATCGAGGAGCTCCGCGCCGCCAAGAAGTACGAGCAGCTCGATCTGCTCATCATGAACATGCTGATGGGCAAGGCGGGCTGA